One Campylobacter pinnipediorum subsp. caledonicus genomic window carries:
- a CDS encoding Fur family transcriptional regulator produces the protein MIENLEYDAILEKFKKILRDNGLKYTKQREVLIKTLYNSDEHFTPEKLYIAIKEEYPELNVGIATVYRTLNLLEESDMVTSISFGSQGKKFELATKPHHDHLICKKCGLIVEFEDSIIEKRQTAIAKENGFRLTGHMMQLYGVCEKCSKNNIKGK, from the coding sequence ATGATAGAAAATTTAGAATATGATGCAATACTTGAGAAGTTTAAAAAAATTCTTCGTGATAATGGTCTAAAATACACAAAGCAAAGAGAGGTTTTAATAAAAACTCTTTATAATAGCGATGAGCATTTTACTCCGGAAAAATTATATATAGCAATAAAAGAAGAGTATCCTGAGCTTAACGTTGGAATAGCGACAGTTTATAGAACATTAAATTTATTAGAAGAATCAGACATGGTTACCTCCATAAGTTTTGGTTCTCAGGGTAAAAAATTTGAACTCGCAACTAAACCACATCATGATCATTTGATTTGTAAAAAATGTGGTCTTATAGTTGAGTTTGAAGATTCTATAATTGAAAAAAGACAAACGGCCATTGCTAAAGAAAATGGCTTTAGGCTAACTGGACACATGATGCAATTATATGGTGTGTGTGAAAAGTGCTCAAAAAATAATATAAAAGGTAAATAA